A DNA window from Chitinibacter fontanus contains the following coding sequences:
- a CDS encoding TRZ/ATZ family hydrolase, with amino-acid sequence MSVQILLPRWIIPVIPRHTVYTDHALVIQGEKIIALQATADALSRYPSAEIIKLPDHALMPGMINLHTHSAMTLLRGFADDLPLMRWLNEHIWPAEGTHVSDEFVFDGTKLAIAEMIAGGTTCCNDMYFHHGAVARAAIDTQFRITVGCSILEFPTPYASNADDYIRKALACRDEFIGEDLVQFTLAPHAPYTVSDATFRRIITLADELELAIHCHIHESADEIAGSLKEYGVRPLERLAELGLLDSPLIAAHMVHTTESEIALLAKKGIHIAHNPASNLKLASGIAPISQQLAAGINVGIGTDGAASNNKLDMFAEMRLAALLAKGQSDNPEAVPAWQALEMATINGATALGLQDKIGSLEVGKQADVIALNLAQAGTQPCYDPISHLVYAADRTQVSDVWIAGRAVYRRHEHQSLNFAEVLSTARHWQGKIQDSIAPQTN; translated from the coding sequence ATGTCAGTTCAAATCTTGCTACCACGCTGGATTATCCCAGTTATCCCCCGCCACACTGTTTACACCGATCATGCGCTCGTGATTCAGGGCGAAAAAATTATCGCGCTACAAGCCACAGCTGATGCACTAAGCCGCTACCCTAGCGCAGAAATCATCAAATTACCCGATCATGCACTCATGCCCGGCATGATTAATCTGCACACCCACTCGGCGATGACTTTGCTGCGTGGCTTTGCCGATGACTTACCGCTAATGCGCTGGCTCAATGAACACATTTGGCCTGCGGAAGGCACGCACGTTAGCGATGAATTTGTTTTTGACGGCACCAAACTGGCGATTGCCGAGATGATTGCGGGTGGCACCACTTGCTGCAATGACATGTACTTCCACCACGGAGCGGTGGCTCGGGCGGCAATCGATACTCAATTCCGCATCACCGTGGGTTGCTCTATCCTGGAATTCCCCACCCCATACGCCAGCAATGCCGATGACTACATTCGCAAAGCCTTAGCCTGCCGCGACGAATTTATCGGGGAAGATCTGGTGCAATTTACGCTGGCTCCACACGCGCCGTACACGGTGAGCGACGCGACCTTCCGCCGGATTATCACACTAGCCGACGAACTGGAATTAGCCATTCACTGCCACATTCATGAAAGTGCTGATGAAATTGCAGGCAGCCTTAAAGAATATGGCGTACGTCCACTGGAGCGACTGGCAGAGCTAGGATTACTCGATAGCCCGTTAATTGCCGCTCACATGGTGCACACTACCGAAAGTGAAATAGCCCTACTGGCAAAAAAAGGCATTCATATTGCCCACAATCCGGCCAGCAATCTAAAACTCGCCTCTGGCATCGCCCCGATTAGCCAACAACTGGCCGCGGGCATTAATGTTGGCATCGGTACCGATGGCGCAGCCAGCAATAACAAGCTGGATATGTTTGCCGAAATGCGCCTTGCCGCGCTACTGGCCAAAGGACAAAGTGATAACCCCGAAGCGGTTCCCGCCTGGCAAGCACTAGAAATGGCTACCATCAATGGCGCGACAGCGCTGGGCTTACAGGATAAAATTGGCAGCCTAGAAGTGGGAAAACAAGCGGATGTGATTGCACTAAATCTAGCGCAAGCAGGCACGCAACCATGCTACGATCCCATTTCACATTTAGTCTATGCGGCCGATCGCACACAGGTCAGTGATGTCTGGATTGCCGGCCGTGCCGTTTACCGCCGACACGAACACCAGAGCTTGAATTTTGCAGAAGTGCTTAGCACTGCGCGCCATTGGCAAGGCAAAATTCAAGACAGTATTGCCCCGCAAACCAACTAG
- the ubiG gene encoding bifunctional 2-polyprenyl-6-hydroxyphenol methylase/3-demethylubiquinol 3-O-methyltransferase UbiG produces MTDTHTINVDDGEIAKFSALAHKWWDKTSEFKPLHEINPLRIGFIDQHSGIKDLKILDVGCGGGILSEGLAERGAQVTGIDLAEKSLKVAKLHLFESGLTIDYRKIPVEELAAAEPESYDVVTCMEMLEHVPSPASIVEACARLVKPGGWVFFSTLNRNPKSYLLAVVGAEYVLNMLPRGTHDYDKFIKPSELARMTRTVGLDTVAVTGMTFNPLTQVYKLTDDTDVNYLVATRKGV; encoded by the coding sequence GTGACTGATACCCATACAATCAATGTTGATGATGGCGAGATCGCCAAATTTTCTGCACTCGCGCACAAATGGTGGGATAAAACCAGCGAGTTCAAACCACTACACGAAATCAACCCGCTGCGCATTGGCTTTATCGACCAGCATTCGGGTATTAAAGACCTGAAAATTTTAGATGTAGGCTGCGGTGGTGGTATTTTGTCCGAAGGCCTCGCCGAGCGCGGCGCGCAAGTCACTGGGATTGATCTGGCTGAAAAATCACTCAAAGTTGCCAAACTGCATTTATTCGAGTCAGGCCTCACCATCGATTACCGCAAAATCCCGGTTGAAGAGCTCGCAGCGGCCGAGCCAGAAAGCTACGACGTGGTTACCTGCATGGAAATGCTCGAACACGTACCCTCACCCGCCAGCATTGTCGAAGCCTGCGCGCGCCTCGTAAAACCGGGCGGCTGGGTGTTTTTCTCGACCTTAAATCGCAACCCAAAATCGTACTTACTCGCGGTGGTGGGTGCTGAATATGTACTCAATATGCTGCCGCGTGGCACGCACGACTACGATAAGTTTATCAAGCCATCGGAGTTGGCTCGCATGACGCGGACCGTGGGGCTTGATACTGTCGCGGTCACCGGCATGACGTTCAACCCGCTGACGCAAGTGTATAAACTTACCGACGACACCGACGTGAATTACCTCGTCGCAACGCGTAAAGGCGTATGA
- a CDS encoding HAD family hydrolase, with protein MIKAVLFDLDGTLADTAPDMGAALNRLLIEEGIAPRSLDDIRPVTSHGARGLLELGFGIGPSHTRFGELRERFLDLYAEKICEGTTLFDGISELISEIDARGMRWGIITNKPMRFTDPLVQLLPLPIAPQTCVSGDTVGIPKPDAKPMLHAAAELGIDPIHCLYVGDAERDIEAGRRVGMKTVLANYGYISDTDQPESWGADLSINHPLELLGHLG; from the coding sequence ATGATCAAAGCCGTGTTGTTTGACCTCGATGGCACCTTGGCCGACACCGCACCCGATATGGGCGCGGCGCTTAATCGGCTACTGATCGAAGAGGGCATTGCGCCACGTTCGCTGGACGATATTCGTCCGGTGACCAGCCACGGTGCGCGGGGCTTGCTGGAGCTGGGCTTTGGCATTGGGCCAAGCCACACGCGCTTTGGTGAACTGCGCGAACGCTTTTTAGACCTCTACGCCGAAAAGATTTGCGAAGGCACCACGCTATTTGACGGCATTAGCGAGCTAATTAGCGAGATCGACGCGCGCGGTATGCGCTGGGGCATTATCACCAATAAGCCGATGCGCTTCACCGACCCGCTGGTGCAATTACTCCCCCTACCTATCGCCCCACAGACTTGTGTTTCTGGAGATACTGTAGGCATACCCAAGCCTGATGCCAAGCCCATGCTGCATGCCGCCGCAGAGCTGGGCATTGATCCGATTCATTGTCTGTATGTCGGCGATGCCGAGCGCGACATCGAGGCGGGCCGCCGCGTAGGGATGAAAACTGTGCTGGCCAACTATGGCTACATCAGCGACACCGACCAGCCCGAAAGCTGGGGCGCCGATTTGAGTATTAATCATCCGCTCGAATTGCTAGGCCATTTGGGGTAA
- a CDS encoding YagK/YfjJ domain-containing protein has translation MLSTEYLSCHLKDIEKSESVALNLQIYHLSGHEFTLIDRGCLSIATLARIEKMMKQIQMINEPPFEERVSVQGQVQLKTNILGKLFNTLSRLPAKQALSHTLPKKAFSPTVELLLTMLDGQEWRYVSPSYVMFDGRMAAYHFNDFIERMRIAVRQPKFQKKVAYWCGLASKNHQGAVKYLCRLLDKYKRLRVVRLDLTYQLNSPERHDEVLCKKHFKRFTENQRNNQLFKNVVGFIWRLEYGKEMGFHFHWILLFDGDHVWKEEWYADQIGNYWKETITAGQGAFHNCNRAARINGHRNSAGYGLGELKLNDRQKLDTVCKNVIGYLTKVDALIQSKGVNGKTFGRGVML, from the coding sequence ATGTTGTCTACTGAATACCTGAGTTGTCACCTTAAAGATATTGAGAAATCTGAGAGTGTTGCATTAAATTTACAAATATATCATTTATCTGGGCATGAATTCACTTTGATTGATCGTGGCTGTTTGTCAATTGCAACGTTGGCAAGAATTGAAAAAATGATGAAGCAAATTCAAATGATTAACGAGCCGCCTTTTGAAGAGAGAGTTTCTGTACAAGGTCAAGTTCAACTGAAGACCAATATACTTGGAAAACTGTTTAATACCTTGTCTCGATTGCCTGCAAAACAAGCGCTTAGTCACACACTACCTAAAAAAGCATTCAGCCCTACTGTAGAGCTTTTGCTGACGATGCTAGATGGTCAAGAGTGGCGGTATGTTAGTCCAAGCTATGTGATGTTTGATGGTCGTATGGCTGCGTATCACTTTAATGATTTCATCGAACGCATGCGAATAGCAGTGCGCCAACCCAAATTTCAAAAGAAGGTCGCGTATTGGTGTGGTCTTGCTAGTAAAAATCACCAAGGGGCGGTTAAGTATTTGTGTCGCTTGTTGGATAAATACAAGCGATTGCGCGTAGTACGATTGGATCTAACTTACCAACTAAACTCTCCTGAAAGGCACGATGAGGTGCTCTGTAAAAAGCACTTTAAGCGCTTTACTGAAAATCAGAGAAATAATCAGCTATTTAAAAATGTAGTGGGTTTTATCTGGCGGCTGGAATATGGCAAGGAAATGGGGTTCCATTTCCATTGGATACTACTATTCGATGGCGATCATGTCTGGAAAGAGGAGTGGTATGCAGATCAGATCGGGAATTACTGGAAAGAAACAATCACTGCTGGGCAAGGTGCTTTTCATAATTGCAATCGAGCAGCCAGAATCAATGGGCATCGAAATAGTGCGGGCTATGGTTTAGGGGAGTTGAAGTTAAATGATCGTCAAAAGCTCGATACTGTGTGTAAAAACGTCATTGGCTATTTGACCAAGGTTGATGCGCTCATTCAGTCAAAAGGTGTAAATGGCAAAACATTTGGGCGGGGTGTCATGCTTTGA
- a CDS encoding YfjI family protein, protein MNYATSLAQNSSYEWDLPKRTSQYVEQIHKKTGSPISLIVAMLLTVYSEAGQGVYDLQMPDGRMTPLGLFSLIIADSGEGKSAVLDLIRQAIVDLESELADQHTTRMKEFSVAEKIWKIHDDALKKELTRAVCKDLPIEEIEKRIELHQDASPKKPRLIKFSYSKFTPEAFLSGLKIHWPNVCIDLDEAGEFFNGRPANDLPIFIHAWDGKSLSKDTSVEQTTVFVKSPRVAGMFALQESQLLRYFERRQGEARGIGFWARFLVCKPKSTQGYRNIEDLNFTSPDLDSLYARMRELMLSSIDSNGEPVTTRKVLYFDPHAANYLIQLGQKIESSMMPDGALSKAKDHGSKKVRNIARIAAALSLFESDWDVITVGFVKFAENIMDYFTDEFLAVFGEPEKQSQLHQNAEALWEWLVGFTLKNSNRYVLKSEIMKLAIPTRLRKIEELNPAIEYLASINRIGNFFYENLNYIDTSPRDNYDTASLGLAINRYRFGRKKKTPFSAFSTFTL, encoded by the coding sequence ATGAACTATGCAACTTCATTGGCTCAAAATAGCTCTTATGAATGGGACTTGCCCAAACGTACAAGTCAATATGTTGAACAAATTCACAAAAAAACGGGCTCTCCAATCTCACTGATTGTCGCTATGTTGTTGACCGTTTATTCAGAGGCAGGTCAAGGGGTTTATGATCTTCAGATGCCTGATGGGCGTATGACCCCGCTGGGACTTTTTTCCTTGATTATCGCAGACTCAGGTGAAGGTAAAAGCGCAGTACTTGACTTAATTCGGCAAGCTATTGTAGATCTCGAAAGCGAACTTGCGGATCAACACACTACTCGAATGAAGGAGTTCAGTGTAGCCGAAAAAATCTGGAAAATTCACGATGATGCCTTGAAAAAGGAGTTGACCAGAGCTGTTTGCAAAGATCTCCCTATTGAGGAAATTGAAAAACGTATCGAGCTGCATCAAGATGCCTCACCCAAAAAACCACGGCTGATTAAATTTAGTTATAGCAAATTTACGCCAGAGGCATTTTTGTCTGGCTTGAAAATTCACTGGCCAAATGTGTGTATTGATCTTGATGAGGCGGGAGAGTTTTTTAATGGCCGACCAGCTAATGATTTGCCAATTTTCATCCATGCTTGGGATGGTAAAAGTCTCAGTAAAGACACAAGCGTGGAACAAACAACCGTTTTTGTAAAATCTCCTCGGGTTGCAGGTATGTTTGCATTGCAGGAATCTCAGTTGCTGCGCTACTTTGAGCGTCGGCAAGGGGAAGCACGAGGAATTGGTTTTTGGGCTCGTTTTCTTGTATGCAAACCAAAAAGTACACAAGGCTATCGCAATATTGAAGATTTAAATTTTACGTCGCCTGATCTCGATTCATTGTATGCCCGCATGCGTGAGCTTATGCTTAGTAGTATTGACTCAAATGGTGAGCCTGTTACTACTAGAAAAGTCTTATATTTTGATCCTCATGCCGCTAATTATTTAATACAATTAGGGCAGAAAATTGAGTCTTCAATGATGCCAGATGGAGCCCTCTCAAAAGCAAAAGATCATGGTTCAAAAAAAGTTAGAAATATTGCCCGGATCGCTGCTGCTTTGTCGTTATTCGAATCGGATTGGGATGTGATTACTGTGGGCTTCGTTAAATTTGCAGAAAATATCATGGATTATTTTACTGATGAATTTTTAGCTGTATTTGGGGAGCCAGAGAAACAGAGTCAATTACATCAAAATGCTGAGGCTCTTTGGGAATGGCTTGTTGGATTCACTCTTAAGAATAGTAATCGCTATGTCTTGAAGTCTGAAATAATGAAACTTGCCATACCAACTAGGCTGCGTAAAATTGAGGAATTAAATCCAGCGATTGAATATTTAGCAAGTATTAACAGAATAGGTAACTTTTTTTACGAAAACCTTAACTACATAGATACATCTCCTAGAGACAATTATGACACTGCGTCATTAGGTTTGGCTATAAATCGATATCGTTTTGGCCGTAAGAAAAAAACACCATTTAGTGCGTTTTCAACTTTTACTTTGTGA
- a CDS encoding helix-turn-helix transcriptional regulator — protein MSATPKQICILRRKQLQDRLGIARSTLYAKLNPNSASYDPSFPRPFKLGAGARLVGWLESDVEAWILHCANPSLVANQNQFVGGAV, from the coding sequence ATGTCTGCCACACCGAAACAGATCTGCATTTTACGACGCAAGCAACTTCAGGATCGTCTGGGTATTGCTCGATCAACGCTGTATGCAAAATTAAACCCCAATAGCGCTTCATACGATCCCAGCTTCCCACGACCATTTAAGCTTGGAGCAGGTGCTCGCCTTGTTGGCTGGCTTGAGTCCGATGTTGAGGCATGGATTCTACATTGCGCAAATCCTTCGTTGGTAGCAAATCAAAACCAATTCGTTGGAGGTGCAGTATGA
- a CDS encoding DUF932 domain-containing protein: MAHLVESMAFVRDTPWHGLGNRLTEQQPLEVWLREAGMEWSIDQSDVLFNVSNTGMHIRSHSDAKVLYRSDTLAPLSVVSNRYQVVQPTEVLHFYKDLVEAGGFELETAGVLKGGKKLWALARTGQEALVRGNDRVKAYLLLATSCDGSMCTTAQFTSVRVVCNNTLQMAVGDSTGAVKVPHSTKFDPQAVKEALGLGLSGWDQFMANIKQLSQRPLTATEAAQYFGDVLGEQVLDMDNPAVSRAMQQVTALYSGAGMGSLLAGSRGTAWGLLNAVTEYVDHQRRARSQDYRLDSAWFGQGAQLKGKALNQAMALLQ, translated from the coding sequence ATGGCTCATCTTGTCGAATCTATGGCTTTTGTTCGTGACACGCCGTGGCACGGTTTAGGGAATCGTTTAACTGAGCAGCAACCGCTTGAAGTGTGGCTGCGTGAGGCAGGCATGGAGTGGTCGATTGATCAGAGCGATGTGCTGTTCAATGTATCGAACACCGGCATGCACATTCGCTCGCATAGCGATGCCAAGGTGCTGTATCGCTCTGATACGCTGGCACCGTTGTCAGTCGTTTCAAATCGGTATCAGGTGGTACAGCCGACTGAGGTGCTGCACTTTTATAAAGATCTGGTTGAGGCTGGTGGTTTTGAGTTGGAAACGGCTGGCGTGCTGAAAGGTGGTAAAAAACTGTGGGCGCTGGCGCGTACTGGGCAAGAAGCACTCGTGCGCGGCAATGATCGGGTGAAGGCGTATCTATTACTGGCGACCAGTTGTGATGGCTCGATGTGTACTACGGCGCAATTCACTTCAGTTCGGGTGGTCTGCAATAACACGTTGCAGATGGCGGTGGGTGATTCAACCGGCGCGGTCAAAGTGCCACACTCAACCAAGTTTGATCCGCAGGCAGTAAAAGAAGCACTGGGTCTAGGCCTATCAGGCTGGGATCAATTCATGGCCAATATCAAGCAACTGTCACAACGACCGCTCACGGCTACCGAAGCAGCACAGTATTTTGGCGATGTGCTGGGCGAGCAAGTACTCGATATGGACAACCCCGCTGTATCGCGAGCCATGCAACAAGTTACGGCTTTATACAGTGGTGCCGGTATGGGCTCATTGCTAGCCGGTAGTCGCGGTACGGCTTGGGGTTTACTCAATGCCGTGACTGAATATGTCGATCACCAACGCCGTGCACGTAGTCAGGATTACCGCCTTGATTCAGCGTGGTTTGGCCAAGGCGCACAGCTGAAAGGCAAAGCACTCAATCAAGCGATGGCCTTGCTGCAGTAA
- a CDS encoding YqaJ viral recombinase family nuclease, with product MRERYGQAIRLASTVNLSREQWLQYRELGIGSSDAASSIGFSQYKSPLTLWLEKTHRKQTDDIADKPAVLWGTVLEPVLASVYAERTGYKVRKVNAILQHPEHRFMLANLDREVIGQPEGTGVLEIKTASYHMAAQWEDGIPLAYQCQVLHQLAVTGFAWADVAVLIGGQDFRIYRVERDDAKIADLIQLETQFWKYVTADIQPDPDGSDDASAALQWLFPRDDGQTIDLSESAEFNALFSNLIELRERKEEVEAKEALIRQRLQNALGSATAAIFAAGRITWKKAKDRLTPDLDKLSAEHPEIIQQYIKSVEGSRRFLIQPKKLIPSGGPNHD from the coding sequence ATGCGTGAACGTTATGGCCAAGCCATTCGCTTGGCATCCACCGTCAATCTCAGTCGTGAGCAATGGCTGCAGTATCGTGAACTAGGCATTGGTTCTTCAGATGCAGCCAGTTCAATTGGTTTCTCACAATACAAAAGCCCACTCACGCTGTGGCTCGAGAAAACGCACCGTAAACAAACCGACGATATCGCCGACAAACCGGCGGTGTTGTGGGGTACGGTGCTCGAACCGGTTTTAGCTTCAGTCTATGCCGAACGGACTGGTTACAAAGTGCGCAAAGTGAATGCGATTTTGCAGCATCCTGAGCATCGTTTCATGTTGGCCAATTTAGATCGAGAAGTGATTGGTCAGCCTGAAGGCACCGGTGTACTGGAAATCAAAACCGCCAGTTATCACATGGCAGCGCAATGGGAAGACGGTATTCCGCTGGCGTATCAATGCCAGGTATTGCACCAACTGGCGGTAACCGGTTTTGCTTGGGCCGATGTAGCGGTGTTGATTGGTGGGCAAGACTTCCGGATTTATCGGGTTGAGCGCGATGACGCCAAGATTGCGGATTTGATTCAACTTGAAACGCAATTCTGGAAATACGTCACTGCCGATATTCAGCCTGACCCCGATGGCTCTGATGATGCCAGTGCTGCTTTGCAATGGCTATTTCCCCGTGACGATGGGCAAACCATCGATCTGTCTGAATCAGCGGAATTCAATGCGCTGTTTAGCAACTTAATCGAGTTGCGTGAGCGTAAAGAAGAAGTCGAAGCCAAAGAAGCACTCATCCGCCAACGACTGCAAAACGCGTTGGGTAGCGCAACTGCAGCCATCTTCGCTGCCGGTCGTATTACTTGGAAAAAAGCCAAAGATCGGCTCACGCCCGATCTGGACAAACTCAGCGCCGAACACCCCGAGATCATTCAGCAATATATCAAATCGGTGGAAGGCTCGCGCCGTTTCTTAATTCAGCCCAAAAAGCTGATCCCTTCAGGAGGTCCGAATCATGATTAA
- a CDS encoding recombination directionality factor, whose protein sequence is MIKGLAITPPVIGRISIGHLVQKKDRWVPEKDDAFTLTTQVQGKDGWLLHPLHAQLAETSPNNKIRSIPVKLLFNDSDLNLRAEFSAFDRQTGRPLCVGNGECAKRVSGEGIEDVDCPTPERCQYAQEKGCKLYGRLNVQVEGQNDELGSFMFRTTGYNSVRTLAARLQYFAAVSNALARFLPLQLKLRAKSTTQSYRAPVFYVDLTLRDDDTLVSAVTTAHQAAQQYAEAGINITLLEQTAKALLGNGQFEESADDMPLVLEEFYPESEIGDEALPAQVSTSKSANKTNPTIRSTTLTPRLGTSTAGESNHESKLNH, encoded by the coding sequence ATGATTAAAGGCTTAGCGATAACCCCGCCCGTGATTGGGCGGATCAGTATTGGTCATTTGGTGCAAAAGAAAGACAGGTGGGTGCCAGAAAAAGACGACGCATTTACGTTGACCACACAGGTACAAGGCAAAGACGGTTGGCTACTTCACCCATTACATGCTCAATTGGCTGAAACCAGCCCGAATAACAAAATCCGCTCAATCCCAGTCAAATTACTGTTTAACGACAGTGATCTGAATCTGCGTGCCGAGTTCAGTGCATTTGATCGGCAAACCGGACGGCCTTTATGTGTCGGTAATGGTGAATGTGCCAAACGGGTTTCAGGGGAAGGCATTGAGGATGTCGATTGCCCAACGCCCGAGCGTTGCCAGTACGCACAGGAGAAAGGCTGCAAATTGTATGGCCGATTGAATGTGCAAGTGGAAGGTCAGAACGACGAGCTAGGTTCGTTTATGTTTCGCACTACCGGTTACAACTCGGTGCGAACACTGGCAGCACGTTTGCAATACTTTGCCGCCGTATCGAATGCTCTTGCGCGTTTCTTGCCCTTGCAACTGAAGCTACGCGCCAAAAGCACCACGCAATCTTATCGAGCGCCGGTGTTTTATGTTGATCTGACTTTGCGCGATGACGACACCTTGGTCAGCGCGGTCACTACAGCCCATCAAGCAGCACAGCAATATGCCGAAGCGGGTATCAATATCACGCTACTTGAACAGACCGCCAAAGCTTTACTCGGTAATGGCCAGTTTGAAGAGAGTGCCGATGACATGCCGCTGGTATTGGAAGAGTTCTATCCCGAATCAGAAATCGGCGATGAAGCTTTACCCGCCCAAGTCAGCACCAGCAAATCTGCTAACAAAACCAATCCAACAATTCGTTCAACCACTTTAACCCCACGCCTCGGCACATCCACAGCAGGAGAAAGCAATCATGAATCAAAACTCAACCACTGA
- a CDS encoding lecithin retinol acyltransferase family protein, whose product MEKGDHLISARIGYSHHGIYIGRNKVIHYSGSSLGKNEKGVIEIVDLETFCQGNGYTIQTYPFRAFSREQSIERAKSRLGEDWYNVLLNNCEHFVTWCIQGIHDSQQTSRLIDATTLIVIPSGLILAKWLTLRHELRN is encoded by the coding sequence ATGGAAAAAGGCGACCACCTAATTTCAGCCCGTATCGGCTACTCTCATCACGGGATTTATATTGGCCGTAATAAGGTCATTCATTACTCGGGATCATCGCTTGGCAAAAACGAAAAAGGCGTGATTGAAATCGTCGATCTTGAGACTTTCTGCCAAGGCAATGGCTACACCATTCAAACTTACCCATTTCGCGCATTCAGCCGGGAACAGTCAATCGAACGCGCAAAATCTAGATTGGGAGAAGACTGGTACAACGTACTATTGAATAACTGCGAGCACTTTGTAACGTGGTGCATTCAAGGTATTCACGATAGTCAGCAAACCAGCAGACTGATTGATGCAACGACACTCATTGTCATTCCAAGTGGCTTGATTCTCGCCAAGTGGCTTACATTGCGTCATGAGCTACGAAATTAA
- a CDS encoding helix-turn-helix domain-containing protein, whose product MAEMMAVRLGDKLARRRLHLQLTQAQIAERLDVNTETISRFERGATLPSLQTLDRLANALNTDLASLVGGITTQPHELANELATELEALNESDRVWLLTVIREMIARMSR is encoded by the coding sequence ATGGCAGAGATGATGGCTGTTCGTCTGGGAGATAAACTTGCACGACGAAGATTGCACCTTCAATTAACACAAGCACAAATTGCTGAACGTTTAGATGTAAATACGGAAACCATTTCGCGCTTTGAACGAGGCGCGACATTACCGTCTTTGCAAACACTGGATCGATTGGCTAATGCTCTTAATACAGATTTGGCGAGCTTGGTAGGAGGAATTACAACGCAGCCACATGAGTTAGCCAATGAGTTGGCTACCGAATTAGAGGCGCTGAATGAGTCCGATCGAGTATGGTTGTTGACTGTAATACGAGAAATGATTGCTCGCATGAGTCGATGA
- a CDS encoding toxin-antitoxin system YwqK family antitoxin gives MIKSQLSLVNTTSIISSKKINLFFVSTLILLTGCSSKIDCNNSTVKEQALSIIGQELNKSIYYREALPAFGTDFKIENVKTTSKNDEIETGTCNADYSFIYNGSARKLNFSYIVSILKDKGEPQVEVYAKEVRNSIETLVANQEPPIKNGAQVHTDTATGNVIDKLNWKDNKMDGVQEFFNSKNNALILKINFENGTKKGLQQGWSDDGKTLLTELNWVDGKPSGYEKKFIGSKLVTELKWNSGLQTGFSSNYRPGLPMYDETHYQDGKKTVVNEYTSLDNEGKEVRLTKESPYVDNKLNGLVKIYTREGKLNEEIEYKDDEVVSSKSYELGSN, from the coding sequence ATGATCAAATCTCAACTTAGTCTCGTTAATACAACATCAATTATCTCTAGCAAAAAAATAAACTTATTTTTTGTTTCAACATTGATTTTGCTTACCGGTTGCTCTTCCAAAATAGATTGCAATAACTCGACAGTTAAAGAGCAAGCGTTGAGTATTATTGGGCAAGAACTTAACAAATCAATTTACTATAGAGAAGCACTACCTGCATTTGGCACTGATTTTAAAATTGAGAACGTCAAAACAACGAGTAAAAATGACGAAATTGAAACAGGCACCTGCAATGCAGACTACTCTTTTATTTATAATGGAAGTGCCCGTAAACTGAATTTTAGCTACATTGTTTCAATACTTAAAGATAAGGGCGAACCTCAGGTTGAGGTTTATGCTAAAGAGGTTCGTAATTCAATTGAAACTTTAGTTGCCAATCAGGAACCTCCAATTAAAAATGGAGCTCAAGTTCATACAGATACTGCCACAGGAAATGTTATTGACAAATTAAACTGGAAAGACAACAAGATGGATGGAGTTCAAGAATTTTTCAACTCTAAAAATAATGCATTAATTTTGAAAATTAACTTTGAAAATGGTACTAAGAAGGGGTTGCAACAAGGATGGAGCGATGATGGGAAGACGTTATTAACAGAATTGAATTGGGTTGATGGAAAGCCTAGTGGCTATGAGAAAAAGTTTATTGGTAGTAAGCTAGTAACAGAGTTAAAATGGAATAGTGGGTTACAAACAGGATTTAGCTCAAACTATCGTCCAGGTTTGCCAATGTACGATGAGACTCATTATCAAGATGGCAAAAAAACAGTTGTTAATGAGTATACCTCTCTTGACAATGAAGGCAAAGAGGTTCGCCTAACGAAAGAATCACCTTATGTAGATAACAAACTTAATGGCCTGGTAAAAATCTATACCCGAGAAGGAAAACTAAACGAAGAAATCGAATATAAAGATGATGAAGTCGTTTCGAGTAAATCCTATGAATTAGGTAGTAATTAA